GGGCTGGAAGGTCAGGAGGTTGTTCCGGGCCGGGTCGAAACGGGGCCACTCGGGCAACCCCCCGGCATTCGGGTTGCCGAAGCGGGCGAAGTTGGCCCAGTAGGCGCGCATCGTGCGGGCGAGGTCAGCCTGGGCGGGCGTGAACTTCGCGGGGTCCGCCAGCCCCTCCAGCCGGGTGCCGAACACGCTGATGATCTCGGCGGCGTGGTAGGCGCCGTAACTCGGCACGCTCGCGGTGGGCCTCAGCTCGATGGGGGCCGTCCGGTCGCGGAACTCATAGGCGTACACCGGCGTCACCCGGGCGAGGTGGCGGGTGATGTCGTTCACCGGGCAGGCGAAGAGGCCGTCCGTCACCAGGGCGGAGGCAGCGAGGCCCACCGTGTCGTAATTCCGGGTGGGATAGTTGGCGAGGACGCGGGGCGTGTTCCACCCCTCCAGCACGGCCACCAGGCCCCAGAACTGCCACAGGGGAATGTCCCTGCCGTTCTGCGCGAGGGGCGCGACGAAGAGGGTGCCCTCGTCGAGGTTGCTGCCGATGAGGACGGGGACCCGGTTAACCTGGCCACTGGCAAAGGCCTCCCCCGGCGAGCGGGGCAGCACCGCGTCCCCGTACACGGGCGGGAGGGCGACCGAGCCCGGGGCGCGGCGGCCCGGAACGGGGGTGTTCAGCAGCCGCTCGGCGGGAACGGCCCGCAGGCAGGCGGCGTCCCCCTCCGGGCAGCCCAGGGCGCGGGCGTAGTCGGCCCCCGTCTTCAAGGCCTCAACGAGGGGCGCCGTGTTGATCTCCGGCGTGCAGGGCCCGCTCTGGAGGATCGCCTTGTCGAAGAGGCCCGCCGCCACGGGCGAGGTGAGCTGGTCGCACACGCTCATGCCGCCCGCCGACTCCCCAAAGACGGTCACATTGGCGGGGTCGCCCCCGAAGGCCGCCGCGTTCGCCCGCACCCAGCGCAGCGCGGCTTGCTGGTCGAGGAGGCCGTAGTTTCCGACCGTCCGCCCCTCCAGGAGTCCCGGCGCGGCGAGGAAGCCCAGCGCCCCCAGGCGGTAGTTGACGGTCACCACGACCACCCCCTGCTCGCGGGCGAGGACCCGGCCGTCGTAGTCGCTGCCCGCCCCGCTGCGGAAGGAGCCGCCGTGAATCCAGACCATCACCGGGGCGCGGGTGGCGGTCGCGGGGGCGTACACGTTGAGGGAGAGGCAGTCCTCCGACCCGCGCGTGCCGCTGCCCCCGATCAGCGCCCGCTGGAGGCACACGTCACCCGGCCGGGACGCGTCCCGCTCGCCTACCCAGATCGGGGCGGGCTCGGGGGGCCGCCACCGCCGCTCTCCCACCGGGGGCGCCGCGTAGGGGACGCCCTGCCACACCCGCACCCCG
The genomic region above belongs to Deinococcus aerius and contains:
- a CDS encoding carboxylesterase/lipase family protein, giving the protein MTRTLSLLTAALLTVAGAQDTTAPAPAVPPTTQSAPPAAPGFPVRTQVTSGTLVGRQDAGVRVWQGVPYAAPPVGERRWRPPEPAPIWVGERDASRPGDVCLQRALIGGSGTRGSEDCLSLNVYAPATATRAPVMVWIHGGSFRSGAGSDYDGRVLAREQGVVVVTVNYRLGALGFLAAPGLLEGRTVGNYGLLDQQAALRWVRANAAAFGGDPANVTVFGESAGGMSVCDQLTSPVAAGLFDKAILQSGPCTPEINTAPLVEALKTGADYARALGCPEGDAACLRAVPAERLLNTPVPGRRAPGSVALPPVYGDAVLPRSPGEAFASGQVNRVPVLIGSNLDEGTLFVAPLAQNGRDIPLWQFWGLVAVLEGWNTPRVLANYPTRNYDTVGLAASALVTDGLFACPVNDITRHLARVTPVYAYEFRDRTAPIELRPTASVPSYGAYHAAEIISVFGTRLEGLADPAKFTPAQADLARTMRAYWANFARFGNPNAGGLPEWPRFDPARNNLLTFQPAFIGERTDFRQEHRCDVWSR